From a single Bacteroidota bacterium genomic region:
- a CDS encoding pyridoxine 5'-phosphate synthase, which produces MTKLSVNINKIATLRNARGGNIPDLVQAAIDIQKFGADGITIHPRPDERHIRYSDVYNLKKVVTTEFNIEGYPSMDFMKLIDDIRPEQVTLVPDPPGVLTSNAGWDMITHQSFLRDVVSFFKSIGCRVSLFVDPSAGMVEAAATTGTDRVELYTEAYASGFAEDPSLVILPYLEAAQAAHAVGLGLNAGHDLNLENLAYFHRLIPFLLEVSIGHALISDALYFGLEETVRLYKACLED; this is translated from the coding sequence GTGACAAAGCTAAGCGTTAACATCAACAAAATTGCTACCCTCCGAAATGCGCGTGGAGGAAATATCCCTGATTTAGTTCAGGCCGCAATAGATATTCAAAAGTTTGGTGCTGATGGTATTACCATACATCCGCGACCCGATGAACGACATATCAGGTACAGCGATGTGTATAACTTGAAAAAGGTAGTTACCACCGAGTTCAATATTGAAGGTTATCCATCCATGGATTTTATGAAGCTGATAGATGATATTCGTCCGGAACAAGTGACATTGGTGCCGGATCCGCCCGGTGTGTTGACGTCCAATGCCGGCTGGGACATGATCACACATCAATCTTTTTTGAGAGATGTGGTCTCTTTTTTCAAATCCATCGGTTGTCGGGTCAGTTTATTTGTCGATCCTTCTGCCGGGATGGTGGAAGCGGCGGCAACGACCGGTACTGATCGTGTGGAATTGTATACAGAAGCTTACGCCTCGGGTTTTGCAGAAGATCCATCACTGGTGATTCTTCCATATCTCGAAGCTGCACAGGCTGCGCATGCGGTCGGCTTAGGATTAAACGCCGGTCATGATTTAAACCTTGAAAATCTTGCTTATTTCCATCGCCTCATTCCTTTCCTCCTTGAAGTAAGTATTGGTCATGCGTTAATCAGTGATGCTTTGTATTTTGGATTGGAGGAAACGGTGAGGTTGTATAAAGCGTGTTTGGAAGATTAA
- a CDS encoding cbs domain containing protein, whose product MKDLLMFAPNFTETDTVIPETINMFAARLISDNVPPLKPGDTCGRALTWMDELRVNALPVIKGREYLGLVYKSGVNNPAIAHQTIDEAELKLHKVFVFENQHVYDLTKVASLYKLDLVPVLNNDQEYLGLVTVNDLVSYFAESKSVYTPGGIIILDLALADYSMTHIAQVIESDDAHILSASVSATPDPARIELTIKIDKVDLSRILASFYRLDYHIIASYHQSEHSEDLKTRYESLMNYLNI is encoded by the coding sequence ATGAAAGATCTTCTTATGTTTGCGCCAAACTTTACGGAAACCGACACCGTTATACCCGAAACAATTAACATGTTTGCAGCCCGACTCATCTCCGACAATGTCCCCCCGCTGAAACCCGGCGATACGTGTGGACGCGCTCTTACCTGGATGGATGAGCTAAGAGTCAATGCTTTACCTGTGATAAAAGGGAGGGAATATTTGGGTCTGGTCTATAAATCAGGTGTAAACAATCCCGCTATTGCACATCAAACGATTGATGAGGCGGAATTAAAACTGCACAAGGTTTTTGTTTTCGAAAACCAACATGTTTATGATCTTACGAAAGTAGCTTCTCTGTACAAGCTCGACCTCGTACCTGTTCTGAATAATGACCAGGAATATCTGGGTCTGGTTACCGTAAATGATCTTGTCTCCTATTTCGCAGAAAGCAAGAGTGTCTATACACCCGGTGGAATTATCATCCTTGACCTGGCATTGGCCGATTATTCCATGACGCATATTGCTCAGGTCATTGAATCAGACGACGCGCATATCTTAAGTGCATCCGTTTCTGCTACTCCCGACCCTGCCCGAATTGAATTGACCATCAAAATTGATAAAGTAGATTTGAGCCGAATTCTCGCTTCTTTCTACCGCCTCGATTATCATATCATCGCTTCCTACCATCAAAGTGAACATTCCGAAGACTTAAAAACCCGGTACGAATCACTGATGAATTATCTCAACATCTGA
- a CDS encoding NAD kinase codes for MKIALYARQVAPEHFPFVRELMKELGRYKCQLFIYQPFLHRIKSLGSDIPENTPFNSGSEIRGQVDFLFSLGGDGTILDTLTLVQDSGIPVLGINIGRLGFLTSIGTEDIGSALEALVKGHFSLDKRRLLRLESNRNLFGGINYALNELTIHKKDSSSMIIINTYLNGEYLNSYWADGLIISTPTGSTGYSLSCGGPIVAPYSGNFVITPIAPHNLNVRPIVVSDQNVISLEVEGRSQYFLASLDSRSVTIDSAISLAVRREDFTMNLVRLGNTNFLDTLRKKLNWGLDTRN; via the coding sequence ATGAAAATTGCCCTATACGCCCGTCAGGTTGCTCCCGAACACTTTCCTTTTGTGAGGGAATTAATGAAGGAATTGGGGCGATATAAGTGCCAATTGTTCATTTATCAGCCGTTTTTGCATCGAATTAAGTCGTTGGGGAGTGATATTCCTGAAAATACGCCGTTTAATTCGGGTTCAGAGATCAGGGGGCAGGTGGATTTTTTGTTTAGCCTTGGTGGAGATGGGACTATTTTGGATACACTGACTTTGGTGCAGGATTCGGGGATACCGGTACTGGGAATTAACATTGGTCGACTGGGATTTCTGACGAGTATTGGTACAGAAGATATCGGCAGTGCTTTGGAAGCATTGGTAAAAGGTCATTTTTCGCTGGATAAGCGGCGTTTACTGCGTCTCGAATCGAATAGAAACCTCTTTGGAGGGATTAATTATGCCCTGAATGAGCTCACGATCCATAAAAAGGATAGTTCGAGCATGATTATTATTAATACTTATCTCAACGGGGAATATCTGAATTCCTATTGGGCGGATGGATTGATTATCTCCACTCCAACCGGCTCAACAGGATACTCCCTGAGCTGCGGAGGACCAATTGTTGCCCCTTATTCCGGTAATTTTGTCATCACGCCAATTGCCCCGCATAACCTCAATGTCCGCCCGATAGTAGTGTCAGATCAGAATGTTATCTCGCTGGAGGTAGAAGGACGAAGTCAGTATTTCCTGGCTTCCCTCGATTCAAGATCTGTGACAATTGATTCAGCCATATCCCTGGCCGTGAGACGCGAAGACTTCACCATGAACCTCGTCCGGCTGGGAAATACCAACTTCCTGGACACCCTTCGAAAGAAATTAAATTGGGGTCTTGACACAAGAAACTAA
- a CDS encoding outer membrane beta-barrel protein, with protein sequence MKKHLLICLIFLTAFSSVSEAQRLRARWKAYRYEWSFGIGASNFLGELGGANAIGTNGFKDLEFSLTRPALSLGLRYKLTPIFSLHSHLTYGHIKGDDKLTKEFFRNNRNLNFKSNIYEFNVNFEAALLSQREGGIYRLRGVRRSTSFEGSLYGFVGIGVFHFNPKGELNDKWYELQPLGTEGQGISPARDKYKRTQVCIPLGIGGRYFFNRRWGVGFEFGIRKTFTDYIDDVSKTYYDKEAIRQKYGTEAALLSDKSLGLSEIQTQEGQQRGDPRDNDAYMFAIISLHYKIRTGRTNFPIF encoded by the coding sequence ATGAAGAAACACCTACTTATTTGCCTCATTTTCCTCACCGCGTTCAGTTCTGTGAGCGAAGCTCAGCGTCTTCGAGCCCGATGGAAAGCCTACCGCTATGAATGGAGTTTCGGTATCGGAGCCAGTAATTTTTTAGGAGAATTAGGAGGCGCCAATGCCATTGGGACTAACGGTTTCAAGGATCTGGAATTTAGTCTGACCAGACCTGCCCTATCACTGGGATTGCGTTACAAACTCACCCCCATCTTCTCTTTGCATTCTCACCTGACTTACGGACATATAAAAGGGGATGATAAATTGACGAAGGAGTTTTTCAGGAACAATAGAAACCTCAATTTCAAATCGAATATCTACGAGTTCAATGTAAATTTTGAAGCGGCCCTCTTATCACAGCGGGAAGGTGGAATCTACCGTTTACGTGGTGTCAGAAGGTCTACTTCCTTTGAAGGATCATTGTATGGATTTGTGGGAATAGGTGTTTTCCATTTTAATCCAAAAGGTGAATTGAACGATAAATGGTATGAACTTCAGCCACTTGGAACTGAAGGACAAGGAATTTCTCCTGCACGTGATAAATATAAACGCACCCAGGTTTGTATTCCACTGGGAATCGGTGGTCGCTATTTCTTTAACAGGAGATGGGGTGTAGGTTTTGAGTTTGGTATCAGAAAGACATTTACGGATTATATTGACGACGTAAGCAAAACGTATTATGACAAAGAAGCTATTCGTCAAAAATATGGTACTGAAGCAGCTCTATTATCAGATAAATCACTGGGCTTAAGTGAGATACAAACTCAGGAAGGACAACAGCGCGGCGATCCCCGTGACAATGATGCATATATGTTCGCTATCATTAGCCTTCACTATAAAATTCGTACCGGCCGTACTAACTTCCCTATATTCTGA